ACCAGCGTGCAGTGTACTCtcttttgaggctttgtatggttaCTCACCCCTGCAATTATCTCTTGGGCCCTTACTAGAAACAATGGTGCAAACAACTGAAGATACAATAATGAGAAGGCAACATATGCAACAACCGTTGAAGGGCAATTTAACTAAGGCTCAGGAAAGAATGATATACTATGCCGATAAGAGGAGATCTGATAGAGTGTTCCAAGTAGGGGATATGGTCTATTTAAAACTACAACCATATAAACAGACTTCTATTGCATTGAGGAGAAACTTAAAGTTGAGTTCTAAGTACTATGGACCCTATAAAGTTCAGGCTAAAGTTGGCAGTGTGGCTTACAAACTAGATTTACCTCATGAGTCTAAGGTCCATCTTGTGTTTCATGTCTCCTTACTCAAGAAAAAAGGTAGGAGATAGAGTGGTAGTGCAGACGACTTTGCCTATCACTGGTAATGATGGTCAGTTCTTGGTAAAACTAGTTTTTATTCTAAAAAGGCAACTGATCAAGAAAAACAATGTTGGTGTGGTTAGAGTACTAGTACAATGGTCAAATCTACCTCCAGAAGATGCTACTTGGGAGGATTATCAGTTTCTCAAAGCCAAATTTCCACATTTTGACTCTAATCCTTAGGGACAAGGATCTTTGGAAGGGGCGGGGTATATAATGATCTAATGTAGTCGAAGGATTAGTATTGTTAACCGGGCTCGATGAGAGGAAATCTTAGGCGGAGGAATAGCAGAATGAGTGAAGAAGAGTAATAGAATTTCCACGTCAGTCGAAGGTTGTTATAACTAACCTTTAGCAGAAATGGGAAGGCTTCGAATCTAAGGTTAATTCTTCTCTCTTCTCACACTCCCTCACtcgatttcttcttcttctctttcctTCAATCTTTGATTCTTCTCTCCTTTATTTCTACAAATCTCAATCGACTATGGAAGCTTATTAGTAATAGTTAGTTGTTCATTTGGTTTATTTGTAATTCATTTTTTTCCATTTATATTATcagaaaattgtcccaaaaattcttctatttcatattttgttGACTAATTTCTCAGACCCTTAGCTGGATCATTACAATTGGTATTTGGGCTTCAATCTTGTGACTGTGTGATGGTAATGGTTGAAGGAACTAGGCTAAAAAGTTATGGATGATAAGCTTGTGAGGCACAATGAGGTTTTGAATGAAGTGTTGTCCACTCATGAGGAACTGCGCAACACACAGACTAAAATACATGGGAACCTAGAGTTAATTCTAGACAGGTTGACAATTTTAGAAAGAGCTCCTCTACAAGTTCAAGGTGACAGACCTCAAGGAGATGGACTTTTATCCCTCCCAGGTCAGGAATTGAGATAGAACATGCCTCAAGCTATGCAAGCTCCTTCCCCTAAATGGGAGTTGCCTAATTTCGAGGGTCATGAGCCTAAGGCATGGATCTATAAGTGTGAAAGGTGTTTCAAtttgtataagaccccgaacaaCTAAAAGGTCGAAGCTGCTACACTCTATCTAAATGGACTAGCTGACACTTGGTACCACTCGTTAGTGTTGAGCAGAGTTGAAGTGAGCTGGGCTAAATTCAAAGAGGAGCTACTTATTCAATTTAGAGAGGAACTAATGGAGGACATAGTTGAAGAATTTAATAAGTTGAGTCAAGTAGGCTTTGTTGATGACATCCTAAGCAAGTTTGAGGACTCGAAAGCCCAAATGCTGGTAAGGATTCCTCTTTTGTTTGAGTCACACTTCATATCTAGTTTTATAGGTGCCTTAAAGGAAGAAATCAGATTTGGTGTGAAATTGTTCAAGCCTACAACTCTGAGATTTGATGTGGAATAAGCTAGGCTATAGGAGAAAGCTATATAAGATGCTTAGAAGAAGAACAAGGGCATCACAAAGCCCTCTTTTGTAGATAGCAGTTCTATTATCATGAGGGCTCCTATTGCAACCACAGTCAAAACCAAACTCCTTCAGGCTTAGCCCTGAGGTTTATGAGTACAGGAAGAGCAATAACTTATGTTTTAGGTGTGGTGAAAAGTATGCATCATGCCATCAATGCAAGAAGAAGCAACTGAACTGCATGATGGGAGAAGTAGAGCCACTTCCTGAATGTTCTGAGTTAGCAGAGGATCAGCCATGTGCAGACTTAATCATTGAATGAGAGATAGAGTAGGAAGTCATGGAAGCTGTGTGCATAAATGCTCTACCAGAAGGAACACCGGTAGCTTATTTCAGCAAAGTTTTGGCTAAGAAGCACAGGGGTAAGTCAATCTATGAGAAAGAGCATCTGGCTTTGTTGAATGCAGTGGACAAATGGAGACACTATTTACTGTACAAGCATTTTATGGTCAGGACTGACCATCATAGCTTGAAATACCTTCTTGAACAAAAGGTCACTTCTGCCATACATCAGAAAAGACTAACCAAATTACTTGGGCTGGACTATGAAGTGTAGTACAAGAGATGGATAGAAAATAGGGTAGCTGATGCCCTTTCTTGACAACATGAAGAATCAGAAAGGTAACATAAGTCAACTCTAAGGGAAACTATATGTAATTAGTGTCTTAGTTTGTTCTTGGATGCAGAAGATAGCACATAGTTATGAAGAAGACACTCAAGCTGCAGAATTGATTAGTCAGGCATCAGTGAACATACAAGGACATAGTATCTGGCATTACTCTTTTACCATACTCTGAATGAAGGGCAAAATCTACATTGGGACTATTGGTGGCCTCAAAACTCAACTGATCTCTATATTCCATGATTCCCCTCTAGGTGGACACTCAAGACAACTGGAACTCTAAAGAGGTTGTCACAGATGTTCTACTAGCCTAAGATGAAACAGATGGTCAATAACCTTGTGGCTAGCTGTGACGTTTGCCTTAGGAGCAAGGATGACAATATGGCCTATCTTGGTCTCTTGCAACCTCTCCCTATTCCAAACCAAGCATGGAGCCACATCAGCATGGACTTCATAAAAGGTCTGCCTAAATCCTCTCTTTATATGTAATAATGTTATATTTCTTAAAATTTACTTAAAGTATATACATGTGTACATCCAATCTCAAAGAGTCTTATGGTGCAATGATTATTGGATACACCTTTACAAGTGAAGTTGGAATTTCAAATCTCACGTTTGTAGGCAAATCTAGTGTCCCTTCTTGTGCTTTAAATAAGTActcctatttttttctttttctttcttttgttgtttCATCTATTAATTCAAAAATCTCAAATCTAACACATTGAAATCCTTATTTTCTCTTTGTATGTGCAAAATCTTTCAAGCATTTGATATGTAGTATAGGTATATCTGTTAAATCCTAAAATTGCAAGAAAATTTAATTTTAACGTATAATTTCTAAATGGTAATGGATTCATGGTAAGAGCTTAAAGGATGAACCAGTCAATTATAATTTCTAAATTTACCTACTTTGTAATAATGCACCCATCTTTTTAAAATTCTCGATCCACCTTTGCCTAGATCATCTAGATATCACTCACAatcattttgttttaatttgagtTCATCACTCTCATATTATCGTCTCAAGGAAAAACATAAACTATTGCTCAATAAACACAATCAATGTGATAATAATACTTAATTATCATTTCTCAATCTTATTTGGTTTTCTGAAAAGTGCCTCCACTATATGGAACTAAACATGATTTTCTAGGCTATAATTTTAGTTTTAGATCTGCAATTTCAACTTCTTACTCGAAAGTCTAAAGTTAATAATGAGGTAGTTGTTAAGATCAAAATAATCAGATGTCATGCGAAAGCTAGTAAAGCAAaccttgaacgacgataaatctgacaacaaaagagaaatataccaaaagagacatAAATATTTAACGTAATTCGGTCAATAGACCTACATCCACAGATGGAGATGTGTAATCTGCTATATAAAAgggagtacaaaatatcgagagaacaacctcacaaagaggcaaacacaagtggtAGGTTAACACTTGTCCCGAAATTCTCccatatggctacattgtggatgcaCTGAATAAGAAGGAATGATCCACAATATATAGAAGTCCAAACCTTTTACTCCGATAAAAGGGACTAGCCAAATAAGGGAGATTTATAATTCCCTTCTAAAAGAAGTAAAAtccaattatggtaaatatgttgcGCTTTACTTCAAGAGATAGAAAAATCAAATATGGTGAAAATTAGGACAAACACCTAACAATTCTCCCATTGGCCTGAATTTCTGACAAAATAAACTCGATTCATTTTCTTCACATAATCTTCAGCATGTCGCATCTCCAAATTCCCACTGCAAAATTTTGTCTTAACATGAGTAGTACTCTGGTCAAATTTCTTAGACAAAGAGTCATGATTACCGTCAAATAGATTGCGGCTAGAACTAAACCCGCCAAGATGAACCTATCTTGAacctcgctctgataccacttgttagTATCGAAATAATCAGGTGTCATGCAGAAGATAGTAAAGCAAATCTTGAACGAtgataaatcagacaacaaaagagaaatataccaaaagagacatAAACATTTAACGTGTCAACTGACCCGCGTCCACAAATagagatgagcaatccactatataaaatagagtacaaaatatcgaaagaacaatctcacgaagaggcaaacacaagtggcAGGCTAACACTAGTCCCGAAATTCTCCCCCTAAATAAGATTCTCAAACCTCATAtgactacattgtggatgctagtgaataagaagaaagtatcctcaatttatagaagtccaaaccTTTTCCTCCAAGAAAAGGGTATAGCCAAATAAGAGAGATTTATAATTTCCTTCTAAAAGAAGTAAAactcaattatggtaaatatgttgcCCTTCAAAAGATAGGAAAATCAAATACGGTAAAAATCAGCACAAACACCTAATAATGGCTACATTTGAAaactttaaattttattattctttAAATGGGGAATCCTAAAGCTATGTGTGTGAAATTGTGAATAAAGATGAACTTACTAGCTAGATAGAAGGAATCTCTTTTGATTTTGCTTttacctttttcttcttttttattgtAAACTTATCACCAATTAATTAAATCAAAATTATTAAAAGTAAAACTCAATGTTTTTAGTAATGTCATGAAATCCTAGAAAGGAATATGTAATTACTTATTTGTTGTTGAAGTTTTTAAATTTTCTCAAAAACTACAATTTATTAAATTGAGCTCAATACTCAGATACTAaagtgagaaataaaaaaatatattaaccCCTAAAAGAGTGTAAAAATTAAGGTAAAAAGCACTCAAGAGTTATAAAGCACTTAAGTATtataattcttttattaatataataacaataacaaatataATGTAATCTCATAAATAAAGTTTGggaagaataatatgtacacgGCCCTTAACCTTAGTTCAAGAACACAAAAAAATCGTTTCAAAAAGACCTTTGGCTTAGGAAAATTCTTGATATGTTCTAAAAAAATTCCTATGCGTTTAGACAGTTGAAGGAAATCTTCGTACTTATCGAATTGAATACTCCAATTACAGCAATTGAATTACTTTTTGTAATTTACCATCGAGACCCCATAAGTATAGCTCCACCTGGTATACATCAGGGCAAAACCGTCCTATAATTCCTTACATATAAATACCCAATCTTTTTTATCTGCGATAAACCTTCACCCAATCAAAGACAAAATCAGCAGAAAACGAAGCAACTGAACCCCACTCGCCGCCGCAGTTTACCGTTACGAGAAAACTCTCCCTCGAAACCGTCGTCAGCTCAACgaatgaaagaaagagaaaagataAAACCTTTGAATGCGTAAGTGGTGTCTCCAATGGCTGGTACTGCTTCGTCGCCTGCCCTAAGTAACCACAGCGCCGACAGCGCTCCCTCACCGGCGTCCGCTCCCGCCGCGACCACCGTAACCGCTGCTGTCGTGTCCAGCCATCCGACCATAAACGCGTCGAAGAATCTTCGAGGGCTTAATAAACCTAAGTGCATAAAGTGCGGCAATGTTGCTCGCTCAAGGTGATGTTTTTATTCCATTGAAATTGTGCTTTAGAAACCCTAATTTCCAGTTTTTAATATGGCTTCATAACTTATGTATTATATTAGTGGTAGTGGAGCAAGATATTAAAGTAGTAATTAAAAAGTTGGTTTGATTGAGGGGACTAAATGTTGAACAGTTagatgatttttgaaaattgtaCAGCTTGTATAGAATAATTTTATTAGTGGAATAGTGTTAAATGGTTTAGAATGTTTCAAAGTGGAAAGAGTGTCATATAAATTTAAACGCATGGAGTAGCGATGTGTTGTTAGTAGACAAATTAACACAACTGCTgtttatttggggggggggggggaggggactTGTAGGAGTGGGAGTGGTATTGTTTtactaaatttttattttgtccCAGAGATAAGGAAAATAATTTGCTTTTGGTATATGTTTGAGTTCAACTTCTTTGTTCAAGTGAACCGTTTGGTCATTCCTTCTCGACATGATTAGTGCTTTTAGATTGCATGTACTTAACGACCAGCTTTAGGCTAGAAGAATGCTGAAATGGAGTGGCCGAGTGGCACTTAGTATTTGATTCAGTTGCAGCTGgccaagctctaaagagaaaggAAGAATCTTGGTACACGATTGAGAAGAAATATTGGATTTATGCACACTTTATTTAGGACCATTAATTTTATGTGGAAACAATTAAATTAGTGCTTTGTATTTGAAATATACGCTGATTGTTGCTCTACTTTAAACGCTCAATCATTTGGTTTGGTTACTTAAAGAATCCCGAACAAAGGAATCCAAGCATTTGCTGGTTACAAAGCTTCTCAAAATgtaatttgatttttttaaaaatcttttaTCACAATTCCATTTTATCCCCATGGATTATACAAAATGAGCTAGAGCTTTTACACAGTGACTTTGTGATGGTGACCTTATACTGCTAGTATGAGAAGTGCTAAGCTTGGATGAGCCTGCAGTCTTAACCTTCTTTCAGAAAAGAGGCCGAAAAATTTGAGCTAGACAATCTGCTGTTGCATTGGTCATCTACTGATGGCTTCACTTGTAGGTGGAAATTTTGACTTTAGAGGGTTCTCTAGGTGTTTCTGGAAGACTGTTTTTAGTTTGGGTGAAGCAATTTATGGTTTTGCTCAGAAAAAAGAAGTTTCAAATAGGGGGAGCACAGCTGTAAGATACTCGTATGGAAGCCAAATTTATTTGATGTGACTGTCTAAATTTTGTTTATCTGATCTTTGAGGACAGAATTGTTTTCCACAAAGacattttattttggattttagcTGGATAGGTTATAATTTTAGCCTGTCAGAGATCATTTTGGATTTTGCTTCCTCTTATTAACAACACTGTGCATTACTTATTTGCTTTTATATATAACAGTATCACTTATTTCTTAGTCATCATATTTTACTTATCAAACGAAAAGATGGTTTACTGATGAGTTTTCCCCTCCTTTTCCCATtttgttatggtatatttggagttttgtgaaAGGAAGGAAGGTACTTTTTGGTTAGGGAAACATGATCATATAGTGTCAATTCTAGAAATAACACGGAAAAGGAAAAGCATTAATAGACAcgttattttttgtaaaaaagaatgaaatgaaaggaAATCGCTGGATCAACTTTTTGTTGGAGCCCATCGAAGGTATATGTTTCTTTTAACAGAAACAAGAAGCGAAATATTACTTGCGTTATCAAATGCTTAAATTGAAAGAAAGGTTATAATCATGTAGCattttaatgggtgaattaacaAAATATATTGCTTTTCCATCCGATTCAATCCTTAAAAGCTCTCGACTTCAGTAGCATAGAATAAGTACGTGTACAGTTTGCAACTTTGCATGTTTTATTTACTCTCAACTTATTGTATCTGTTAAGCAGAAGTACTGGATAGAATTTGAAAGGCTTGACGTATATGCTCACATTACACTTTCATAGAGGTCACACCATCATGGTGTAAGTATGACAATATTATTGTTTTAGTTTATTGAAAAAGTAAAAACTCTAAAAGATTGTGAAAGGCTCGGATTTGGATCTCCAGCCTGTTTAATTGACAAGAGTAGAGAAAATGAACAAATGTTAAAGTTAAGCTCTCTGGTCAAATGATCATACAAACGTGGATCTCCTTTTCATTCTTAAGTTTGGAAGTTAATATGTATCAAAGTTAACTACCACTTTTTacttatataaaatataaaaaagaagtTCGAatatactttttcttcattttgagtTTTCTCCTCCCCTTCTCGATGGCAGTTCTTTTTGTCAAGAACTGGTGTATTCTCTTTAGCTATCTAGTATGTGCAAAGTAAAATAACGATTTGCTTCTTTAGGGGAATGCCATTCCTTTTTCCCTTCACTTTTTCATGGCTAGCTGTTCTAAAAGTGGCGATGAGAATTCTTTTCGTCAAGAGCTTGTGTGGGTTCTTTAGCTATCTAGTATGTGCAGTGTAAACTAAGAAGTGACTTATTTAAGTACTAAAGAGGAGCTATTTCTGCTTGATCACCCGTTCGATTTTACATTCATTAGGCAAAGACCTTTTGATGAAGCTGCAGTCTTTGGGGTAATAATTTATATAGCGATTAGGttatcaaaaaataaataaattatatagcGATTACTCCTCAATTGAAAAGGGACTACTCTTTCGCCTCCTTTCACTTTTGCTAACTGCTTTTACTTTCTTATGGAAAATAAAGACAGAGATGATTAAATTTAAATCTCTCTCCCTTAAAAGCAGGGAAGTTATATTCTGCATTAGTTTTGAAGCCGTTACAAGTCAAAACAGAGACTTGTCGTCATTCGACACCTTAAGTTGTTTTACATTAATGACAAAACCTGATGCATGATATACTCGATATTAGCACCCGGATTGTCAAAACTCAACGTAAGAGAAGTTCATTAACTAATTAATCAAAAAAGGAATATTTCATTAACTATCGTTTGCCATTGTGATACATCTCTAAGGGTAGTTGTAGTGTATGGTGGCTTTAAATGGAGAAAATAGTCTTACATCTTATGTGTCTATTTCCCCTCTTTCCTCCTCTATTCCTCCGCCTCCCTCTCTATCCGTGTCAGAGAACTTTTAAAGAAACAGCGTAAGAAAGAAATGGAGGAAAATATAATTGGTGATGCAGACAGGTGATTCTGTCTAAGCTTCAGATAGCAGTACTCCATCACCTTTTACTATTCTCATATCATTTTATCAGATATTCGGTCATCTGTCGTTTATTTTTAAGACCTAAAACTTCGACTTTACCCGAAGTTTCTGTCTTGCATGATCTACGAATCGTTTGAAGTTACCCTCGTGATTTAAGTTGATCAATTAATCAAAGTAGCATAACTATACCTCATTGATCTCATTCTCATGTCAAAACTTGTTTGGAATTCCTTTAATATACTTAACTTACTTTAAGTTTTtatccttttttcttttctaaaaAGAGATTTTATCCTATCGTGCTTGTTTATACATTTCTTTTCTCCGCTTTCCCTCTCTTCGTTGTTAGTCTTTCTAATGGATGAGAATCGAATGTGCAGGTGTCCGTTCCAGTCATGCAAAAGCTGCTGTGCGAAAGCGCAAAATCCCTGTCATATACATGGTATGATCAGCTTAAATTTTTTCATAGCTGCTGACAGTATTCCTCAATTCCAGTTAACAAATTGTACATATGCCTTTTTGTTACATACCAGTGAAGAAATTGCTCTTTGCCATAAGTAATACTCCATCCATTCctgtttatgtgaacctatttctttttaggtccgttccaaaaagaatgacccctttctaaatttggaaacaatttagttcaaacttccaattctacccttaatgagaagtttttataaccacacaaatactttgGACCCCTTTTTGATATGTTTAAAGGACGCGCAGTGTCTCTGCCACGATTCATCATACTATTAACCCTGTGTTGACATTTGGTGTAAACTTTGTTTTGACATCATTGGGATGTTACATGGTAATGAGCTGCATTTGGATTTTTTGACATTTAACCAATAAGTAGACTTTTCAACTGCCTGGTTCTGAAAATGTTGGAAGAATCAAACATTTAAAAGTCATCGGATGAAAGAGACTGATAGCACAGGGACTTTAATACATCTTCTGTAAGGCAATTACTACTGTGATTCCGTCACTCCTTTGTTGTGCTAAAGAATATGTCTCCTTGATTTGATCTTGTGCAGTTCTGAAAGGTGGTTCAACTCTTCCAGATAAGTTACCATCTTCTGGGTCCCCTGTGGTAGACCAGCAGTCCACTGAAGCATCTCACTCTGGGTAAGTTTTACTCAAGTATGCATGACTACATTTATATATGACAGCTTTAGTGATGAACAGTTGGACTGCCTAATCACTGATGATGTAAAGAGTATATTACAAACATCAGCTGTAGTCAGTTAACAATCCCTCATAAGATATTTGCACTGTCATTAGAAATGTGCTTCTAGGTGCTTTTATCTGGCGTTTTGAAATGATCTCTTCTGCATTTGCATTGCATGTTCTTGGCACTCATATTTTAATATGCTATTTGATTGTTGTGTTACCCTCTGTGGAATAATCTGGGGAGATACTAGGGTTCTATTCACGTGCATTTTCATATATCTTTGCATTCCCCCACACGCACATCTGTTATTCATCAGGCAGAATGGATTGATGATTACTGAGCTTCTTGCTCTTTATTTAGAAGATCTGTATTAACTTCTATTTCCTTTACTCAAGGAGCTCGCACAGAGGAGCTGCTTCACTTCGTCAACTCTCCACCAATTTTGCACAGTTCAATAATTTGCAGACCCCACTAAGATCGAGGAAGCCACTGACCAGAAAGGTATGTGGAGTTCTTGTGTTTTCTCCATGAGCTTAtactttattttttagttttaaagGTTAACCTTATTGATAAACTACAGGATGCCCAACTCATTAACGAGTGGAGGTTTATGAAGTTAAAGGAATACAGGGACAGTAATATTGCAGCTGAAAATGAAGCTTTTGATCGCTACATGCAGAATGTTGGTCTATTAGAGGAGGTTTTTGCAGTGAATTCTGCAGAGGATGAGAGGAATGAGGATGGTTCAACAGAAGATGATAATGAGGCAACGATAAACCGGTTGAAGTTACAGCTTAGATCAGATCCAACTAGAATAGAGAATACCAGGAAGAGGATGCAATATATTGTTGATCAGGGATTGAGGAAGCTTAGGAAGTTGGAGTCAGGTGACAATGCTACTGACCTTAGTGATCTGGATGCACTTGGCAAAAAGAAAAAGGCCAAGAGCGCTGAAGCTGAGTGGGTTGTGTCATTCACTGATCTTATCGATAAGTTGAATAAAGCTCGAAATGAGGAAGACCTTAAAGCTTGCTGGGAGATGAAGTCCCAACTGtttaaccaaaataaaaaagaaaagcaagCAGAGTCTGATAATGCAGAGGCATCGATTGAGCAGAGTTCAAAAGCTAGTGTCCTGCCAACAATGCCATCGGGTTATTCTCCACCTAAGTGGTTCAGCACATCCACCATTGATGATGAAGAACTTCGTCGACTTAATGCACAGTTTGATTCACTTGAGGATATAGAAGAATTGTAACTTAATGCAATCTTTAGGTCGGATTGTAATTCGTGTAGTCTGTTAGATAGTGGACCAAATTCGTGGTATGATTTATATGATTCTGAATCTAATAGAACTAACCTTTCATGTTGTTATATAGCGACTTGTGAACTGTTGATAAGTTATACTGCCTGGTGCCAAGCTAATGGAGGCCCATTTAACGGCATTGGTTGGAATTCAGTCTTTACCACCTATCTTGTTGGTTTTGGTAAAGTTTTAGGTGGCTGTTTTATTTTGGGGAAGCGCATAATAGCCGTTGCTTTACCCTTATTTAAAGAATCGCCGAAATTTACAATGCTTTTAAAGTTTAGCCATCTTAGAATTAACATTTGGCTGTCAGTTTTGAAGTTGGAAGCATGAGACCTTCAGGTTTGAAGTTAGGGCTCCGCCAAAGTGTAACTTCAAATGTCAAGGCTGAAGTTACAATCTTTAGATCTTAGGTTTGAAATCTGAATGCAGCTCAAAGATATGAAATTTAGGCTCTGACCGAACTTGATTTCAACCAACGGGCTTAAGTTGACTAGAAAATCTGAGGAAGAAGAAAGTTTGCTAAAGCAGGTTAAACTTTAAGTAATTTTTAGAAACTGGATATGTTTTAAATAGGGGTGCTTAAAAGGCTACCTAGTATCATTTCTACCTTTAATTTCAGTGAAAATAGGGCTAACAAGTTTTcgggtaattgaaaaatagccaacgtttgcaaagtcattaaaaaatagccactattttactgcaacacgaaaagttccagcataatatactggagattagtgcacatgtgtatgaacttccagcatattatgctggaactccaacatacGAAGAGTtataacataatatactggagattagagcacctgtgtatgaatttccagcatattatgctggactagtatattatactggaactccattatattatgctagaactccagtatattatgctggaatatttttcggattttgaacaatattttcgttcagatttatctatACATGAAAAGTggttaaatttcgattacttttgaaactgtggctatttttaccacttataaatctggctatttttgaatttcacccttAATTTCATggtaactggactgagctgaacaTTAGCCCATATATGAAAGTCCAACTAAATTATATGTTGAACCCTTCTGGGGCTATTCCCAAAATCTAGCAGGCCTTTAACAACTCCATGCCCCAATATGAACAGAATTGTTCTGAACAAACATATTTTCTTAACGCTTTTCTTTTGAGAAGAACATGTAAACATATTTTACAAACTTTGAATTTCATTATTAAAAAAAACTTATACTGTTTATATTTTAGTAATATGTATAGACATAAATGTTTTAGTCACGTCTATTCAAAACTACTCTTTCCGATCGATAATAAGTGACCTTTTAATCTTTTTATTTTGATCCAATATAAGTATCT
The DNA window shown above is from Nicotiana tomentosiformis chromosome 8, ASM39032v3, whole genome shotgun sequence and carries:
- the LOC104089117 gene encoding uncharacterized protein isoform X2, encoding MAGTASSPALSNHSADSAPSPASAPAATTVTAAVVSSHPTINASKNLRGLNKPKCIKCGNVARSRCPFQSCKSCCAKAQNPCHIHVLKGGSTLPDKLPSSGSPVVDQQSTEASHSGSHRGAASLRQLSTNFAQFNNLQTPLRSRKPLTRKDAQLINEWRFMKLKEYRDSNIAAENEAFDRYMQNVGLLEEVFAVNSAEDERNEDGSTEDDNEATINRLKLQLRSDPTRIENTRKRMQYIVDQGLRKLRKLESGDNATDLSDLDALGKKKKAKSAEAEWVVSFTDLIDKLNKARNEEDLKACWEMKSQLFNQNKKEKQAESDNAEASIEQSSKASVLPTMPSGYSPPKWFSTSTIDDEELRRLNAQFDSLEDIEEL
- the LOC104089117 gene encoding uncharacterized protein isoform X1, which translates into the protein MAGTASSPALSNHSADSAPSPASAPAATTVTAAVVSSHPTINASKNLRGLNKPKCIKCGNVARSRCPFQSCKSCCAKAQNPCHIHVLKGGSTLPDKLPSSGSPVVDQQSTEASHSGSSHRGAASLRQLSTNFAQFNNLQTPLRSRKPLTRKDAQLINEWRFMKLKEYRDSNIAAENEAFDRYMQNVGLLEEVFAVNSAEDERNEDGSTEDDNEATINRLKLQLRSDPTRIENTRKRMQYIVDQGLRKLRKLESGDNATDLSDLDALGKKKKAKSAEAEWVVSFTDLIDKLNKARNEEDLKACWEMKSQLFNQNKKEKQAESDNAEASIEQSSKASVLPTMPSGYSPPKWFSTSTIDDEELRRLNAQFDSLEDIEEL